One window from the genome of Nicotiana tomentosiformis chromosome 5, ASM39032v3, whole genome shotgun sequence encodes:
- the LOC138892279 gene encoding secreted RxLR effector protein 161-like: MTCTRPDVDYALGVTSRYQANPDEEHWKVVKTILKYLRRTKDQFLIYGDSELKLEEYTDASFYSDRDDSKSISGYVFTLNGGAVSWKSSKQAAVADLVTRA, encoded by the coding sequence ATGACATGTACACGTCCTGATGTGGATTATGCATTAGGAGTAACTAGCCGATATCAGGCAAATCCTGACGAGGAACATTGGAAGGTGGTGAAGaccattcttaagtacttaagaagaaCTAAAGACCAATTCCTCATTTATGGAGATTCTGAGTTGAAACTTGAAGAGTATACTGATGCAAGTTTCTATTCAGATAGAGATGATAGCAAATCTATTTCTGGTTATGTATTCACCTTAAATGGTGGTGCAGTGAGTTGGAAAAGTTCCAAACAAGCTGCCGTAGCTGATTTAGTGACTAGAGCATAA